From Halalkalicoccus sp. CG83, one genomic window encodes:
- the gatB gene encoding Asp-tRNA(Asn)/Glu-tRNA(Gln) amidotransferase subunit GatB — MTAQATTERDLTVVIGLEVHVQLETETKIFCGCSTALADAEPNTHTCPVCLGLPGALPVVNEAAVESAVKLGKAIDAGIPEETRFHRKNYYYPDLPKDFQITQYDAPLCQDGELEIRVEGERREIGIERAHLEEDPGSLQHEGGSIETADYTLVNYNRAGVPLMEIVTRPDFRGPKETRAFLAKLEEVLEYLGIFDSTRDGSLRVDANVSLVPGEEVARDGSIGEEALAAANRTEVKNISSHKGAEKALAYEVTRQRNAIRRGRGIDQETRHWDESRGITVSMRSKEEEKDYRYFREADLPVLRVSDWKQEIEIPELPDARRERFREQYGLGEEAAAKLTSTKQVADFYEDLASDFDPDLAATWVADDLLGELNYRDMEIAEMEGRLDEVRRLVELVAEEEITAKNARETVLREMLDSGTDPDAVVEAEGLGKTDESEVEAAVGEAIEENPDAVADVERGEDGAINFLVGQVMGKTGGSADPGTVNELLRERLG, encoded by the coding sequence ATGACTGCTCAGGCGACCACGGAACGCGATCTCACGGTCGTGATCGGTCTCGAGGTCCACGTCCAGCTCGAGACCGAGACGAAGATCTTCTGTGGCTGTTCGACCGCGCTGGCGGACGCCGAACCGAACACCCACACCTGCCCGGTCTGTCTCGGCCTGCCGGGCGCGCTGCCCGTCGTGAACGAGGCCGCCGTCGAGAGCGCGGTGAAGCTCGGGAAGGCGATCGACGCCGGGATCCCCGAGGAGACCCGGTTTCACCGGAAGAACTACTACTACCCCGATCTGCCGAAGGACTTCCAGATCACGCAGTACGACGCCCCGCTCTGTCAGGACGGCGAACTCGAGATCCGCGTCGAGGGCGAGCGACGCGAGATCGGCATCGAGCGCGCCCACCTCGAGGAGGACCCGGGCAGCCTCCAGCACGAGGGCGGGAGCATCGAGACCGCGGACTACACGCTCGTGAACTACAACCGCGCGGGCGTCCCGCTGATGGAGATCGTTACCCGCCCGGACTTCAGAGGACCGAAGGAGACGCGCGCCTTCCTCGCGAAGCTCGAGGAGGTCCTCGAGTACCTGGGGATCTTCGACAGCACGCGCGACGGTTCCTTGAGAGTCGACGCCAACGTCTCGCTCGTGCCGGGCGAGGAGGTCGCCCGGGACGGCTCGATCGGCGAGGAGGCGCTCGCGGCGGCCAACCGCACCGAGGTGAAGAACATCTCGAGCCACAAGGGTGCGGAGAAGGCGCTGGCCTACGAGGTGACCCGCCAGCGCAACGCGATCCGACGGGGGCGCGGAATCGACCAGGAGACGCGCCACTGGGACGAGTCACGCGGCATCACCGTCTCGATGCGCTCGAAGGAGGAGGAGAAGGACTACCGCTACTTCCGCGAGGCCGATCTGCCCGTTCTCAGGGTCTCGGACTGGAAACAGGAGATCGAGATCCCCGAGCTTCCCGACGCGCGCCGCGAGCGCTTCCGCGAGCAGTACGGGCTCGGCGAGGAGGCCGCCGCGAAGCTCACCTCGACGAAGCAGGTCGCGGACTTCTACGAGGACCTCGCGAGCGACTTCGACCCCGACCTGGCGGCGACGTGGGTCGCCGACGACCTCCTGGGAGAGCTCAACTACCGCGACATGGAGATCGCCGAGATGGAGGGACGACTCGACGAGGTCCGCCGGCTCGTCGAGCTCGTCGCCGAGGAGGAGATCACCGCGAAGAACGCGCGCGAGACCGTCCTCCGCGAGATGCTCGATTCGGGGACGGATCCCGACGCGGTCGTCGAGGCGGAGGGGCTGGGGAAGACCGACGAGAGCGAGGTCGAGGCCGCCGTCGGCGAGGCGATCGAGGAGAACCCGGACGCCGTCGCGGACGTCGAGCGCGGCGAGGACGGCGCGATCAACTTCCTCGTCGGCCAGGTGATGGGGAAGACCGGCGGCAGCGCCGATCCCGGCACCGTGAACGAACTGCTCCGCGAGCGACTCGGCTAA
- a CDS encoding DUF7518 family protein yields MSNRVEELESRVAELESTVRGLTEELVEANERVRELESRVEEETEIEHREVGVESDREERHEPEEEADSSDDIIVA; encoded by the coding sequence ATGTCGAACAGAGTCGAGGAACTCGAGTCCCGCGTCGCGGAGCTCGAGTCGACGGTACGCGGACTGACCGAGGAGCTCGTCGAGGCGAACGAACGCGTCCGGGAGCTCGAATCACGGGTGGAGGAGGAGACCGAGATCGAGCACCGGGAGGTCGGAGTCGAAAGCGATAGGGAGGAGCGACACGAACCCGAAGAGGAGGCCGACTCCTCCGACGACATCATCGTCGCGTAG